Proteins from a genomic interval of Nitrospirota bacterium:
- a CDS encoding biopolymer transporter ExbD, whose product MRRFSRKSHGAVADINMTPLLDLAWVLLVIFIITTTAAVQGIELKLPESTPHETEMETTTPTISVKKNGDIYMDEERVKINELEQLIRDLKAAKGGKLPLVLRGDSGVEYKYVVAVLDILQRIPVEDLAIATKPTNEP is encoded by the coding sequence ATGAGACGATTTTCACGAAAGAGTCACGGTGCGGTTGCGGATATCAACATGACCCCCTTGCTCGACCTCGCCTGGGTGTTGCTTGTGATCTTCATCATCACGACGACGGCGGCGGTGCAGGGGATCGAACTCAAGCTGCCGGAGTCCACGCCGCACGAGACAGAAATGGAAACCACCACGCCGACGATTTCCGTGAAGAAGAACGGCGATATCTATATGGATGAAGAGCGCGTCAAGATCAACGAACTGGAACAACTGATTCGCGATTTGAAAGCCGCCAAGGGAGGCAAGTTGCCACTTGTACTGCGTGGGGACTCCGGCGTCGAATATAAGTATGTGGTCGCGGTGTTGGACATTTTGCAACGGATTCCGGTCGAGGATCTGGCGATTGCGACGAAACCAACGAATGAACCTTAG
- a CDS encoding TonB family protein has protein sequence MAGYKGFEKKKSKLGTTLLIVGIVHLGIAGGLYWVSQTQWGQDLIKVYKLNAFKKEEPPPPPEKEPEPEPEPESPKPEPKPQEAPPPPPPIAEAPPPPKASDAPGPPPVSSDPFAIGKGRGRFAGYTDILTASIQSKYQQPPSLQDDLEYAVMCELVIDEQGRVLQYRLMNSSGSLLFDQSALDALAKMVEVRPPPPGMDRTIVVKFFPPT, from the coding sequence ATGGCAGGCTACAAAGGTTTTGAGAAAAAGAAGAGCAAGCTTGGCACGACGCTCCTGATCGTGGGCATTGTGCACCTGGGCATAGCGGGTGGTTTGTATTGGGTGTCTCAAACCCAATGGGGACAGGACCTCATCAAGGTCTATAAGCTGAATGCGTTCAAGAAAGAGGAACCGCCCCCGCCACCTGAGAAAGAACCAGAGCCGGAGCCTGAACCGGAATCACCCAAGCCGGAACCGAAACCGCAAGAGGCGCCGCCTCCTCCGCCACCGATTGCTGAAGCGCCGCCTCCCCCCAAGGCGTCGGATGCGCCAGGTCCGCCGCCGGTCAGCTCCGATCCCTTCGCCATCGGCAAGGGCCGGGGACGGTTCGCCGGCTATACGGATATTCTGACGGCCTCCATTCAATCGAAGTATCAGCAACCGCCGTCGCTCCAGGACGATCTGGAATATGCGGTGATGTGTGAACTCGTCATCGATGAGCAGGGCCGTGTGTTGCAATATCGCCTGATGAACTCTTCCGGAAGTTTACTCTTCGATCAATCAGCCCTCGATGCCCTTGCGAAAATGGTGGAAGTCCGGCCTCCCCCTCCCGGCATGGACCGCACCATTGTCGTCAAGTTCTTTCCGCCCACGTGA
- a CDS encoding substrate-binding domain-containing protein, which produces MRSSTPYLSILASALALAELAGTAQAQTVLNIGGSSAGRNFATDVPLNICDVGVVGSPSTYPNRYSSADGNKITWVCNRGSLPVIMHYSATGSSDGVNKLLQPASNPASNMLFLDHTLTTGCTGPVATFRPSDNRPYNNNTGCNNANTISLPAHMGASDVQGASFHQVGPVGTTITPLDDSTLNSVQAAIVPFTLFAGKGVVKDVAGAPGGPITGLSRMEIEAVFNRAVTDWKRLGFGTITDVAPGTLEATSPIVLCLRNAGSGTKATFDETVMINANETSVQNASVVFSSSSSGVLSCLSTNRRSIGYMDADAVVNFNVGGAQAGNAYTIRIDGGLANDPSLTDPKRDLKCGKYPYWAGWRLNRRTTSEGAAIDALAQAYIDNAGLAVTIGQIPTGAYWASDEEMAVFKNADRGPIAWKAGNHPECR; this is translated from the coding sequence ATGAGATCCAGTACCCCATATCTCTCGATTCTCGCCAGCGCATTGGCGCTGGCCGAACTGGCTGGGACGGCCCAAGCCCAAACCGTACTTAATATTGGCGGATCGTCAGCCGGACGAAACTTTGCGACCGATGTCCCGCTTAATATCTGTGACGTAGGAGTAGTCGGTTCTCCGAGCACGTATCCCAACCGCTATTCCAGCGCGGATGGAAATAAGATTACCTGGGTGTGCAATCGAGGTAGTCTGCCAGTCATCATGCACTACTCGGCCACCGGCTCGAGCGACGGGGTCAACAAGTTGCTTCAACCTGCCAGTAACCCCGCTTCAAACATGCTATTTCTTGATCACACATTGACGACCGGCTGTACCGGTCCGGTAGCCACTTTCAGGCCATCGGATAACAGGCCTTACAACAACAATACAGGATGCAACAACGCCAATACGATCAGCCTGCCAGCTCACATGGGCGCATCCGATGTGCAGGGCGCATCTTTTCACCAAGTTGGTCCGGTTGGAACTACCATTACACCTTTGGATGACAGCACGCTGAATAGTGTCCAGGCGGCGATCGTTCCGTTTACTCTCTTTGCGGGAAAAGGTGTTGTGAAGGATGTTGCCGGTGCGCCGGGTGGACCGATCACCGGACTTTCAAGAATGGAGATCGAAGCGGTCTTCAATCGAGCGGTGACAGACTGGAAACGACTCGGATTTGGCACGATCACGGATGTGGCTCCTGGTACCTTGGAAGCGACTTCGCCGATCGTCCTGTGCTTGCGGAACGCTGGTTCAGGAACCAAAGCAACATTCGATGAAACGGTCATGATCAACGCGAATGAAACGTCCGTGCAGAACGCCAGCGTAGTATTCAGCTCGAGCAGTTCGGGTGTGCTGTCCTGCCTTTCGACCAATCGCCGGTCCATCGGCTATATGGACGCAGATGCGGTGGTGAACTTCAACGTGGGTGGAGCACAAGCAGGAAACGCGTACACAATTCGCATCGATGGCGGTCTCGCCAACGATCCGTCTCTCACCGATCCGAAGCGCGATCTCAAGTGCGGCAAGTATCCGTATTGGGCAGGCTGGCGGTTGAACCGCCGGACGACTTCCGAGGGTGCGGCCATCGATGCCTTGGCCCAGGCCTATATCGATAACGCTGGTCTCGCGGTCACGATCGGGCAAATTCCGACAGGTGCGTACTGGGCGTCTGATGAAGAGATGGCCGTGTTCAAGAATGCAGATCGCGGTCCGATCGCCTGGAAGGCCGGCAATCATCCTGAGTGCCGCTAG
- a CDS encoding response regulator, with the protein MIRPELFGPTNKKPTVLVIDDEAGPRDALNVILRPYYNIRAVESARAAIEVLNSQPVDLITLDQRLPDRRGLDLLLDIKHHHADVEVIIITGYGSVTSAMEGIRHGAAGYLLKPFNVTELLLLVKQTLEKKQRLDFLREFTRATPGLWGSELESAFAWQELLARHRSIGIATLDHPSSTESIPGLLPLFTDLLEAKDRQLLNHCSRVSCYATLLANRIHLTPAEQKSLALGAFLHDIGKIGPETYYAADDEILSTGKSGSHWRHPDRGAKLVLPLGLPAEVGQIIAYHHERWDGSGYPYGLQEEGIPQLARIVALAESFDHLTAELPGRKLFSIDDACQYLLSHAGTHFDPQLTELFVRVIQECKGLLPALGVATVSIGRSDS; encoded by the coding sequence ATGATCAGACCTGAACTGTTCGGTCCGACGAATAAAAAGCCCACCGTGCTCGTCATTGATGACGAAGCGGGACCGCGTGATGCCTTGAACGTAATTCTCCGCCCGTATTACAACATTCGAGCGGTTGAGTCAGCCAGGGCGGCGATCGAGGTACTGAACTCCCAGCCCGTCGACCTCATTACGCTCGATCAGAGACTTCCGGATCGACGGGGCCTGGATCTCCTCTTGGACATCAAACATCACCACGCCGACGTGGAGGTCATCATCATCACCGGGTACGGGAGCGTCACGTCGGCCATGGAAGGAATCCGACATGGCGCGGCGGGCTACCTGCTCAAACCCTTCAATGTCACGGAATTGCTGCTGCTCGTGAAACAGACCCTTGAAAAGAAACAGCGGCTCGATTTTCTGAGAGAATTCACCAGGGCAACCCCCGGCCTCTGGGGATCGGAACTCGAAAGTGCCTTCGCATGGCAGGAATTGCTCGCCAGGCACCGGTCGATCGGAATCGCGACGTTGGACCATCCCTCCAGCACTGAATCTATTCCAGGCCTTCTCCCGCTGTTTACCGATCTGCTTGAGGCCAAGGACCGCCAGCTGCTCAACCATTGCAGCCGAGTCAGTTGCTACGCCACGCTCCTGGCCAATCGCATCCACCTCACACCCGCAGAGCAGAAATCACTGGCGCTGGGGGCTTTCCTCCATGACATCGGCAAGATCGGGCCTGAGACCTATTACGCTGCCGACGATGAAATCCTGAGCACCGGGAAATCGGGCAGTCATTGGCGCCATCCTGATCGAGGGGCCAAACTGGTGTTACCGCTGGGCCTTCCGGCGGAGGTGGGACAGATAATTGCCTATCACCATGAACGGTGGGATGGCTCGGGCTATCCCTATGGACTGCAGGAAGAAGGCATTCCTCAGTTGGCCAGGATCGTCGCTCTGGCCGAGTCATTCGACCATCTTACGGCGGAACTTCCCGGACGGAAGCTCTTTTCGATAGACGATGCCTGCCAGTACCTGCTCTCGCATGCCGGCACCCACTTCGACCCGCAGTTGACCGAACTCTTTGTTCGCGTTATCCAGGAATGTAAGGGACTCCTTCCTGCTCTGGGGGTTGCGACCGTCTCGATCGGTCGATCCGACTCCTAG
- a CDS encoding glycosyltransferase family 4 protein, with protein sequence MKISCLESIITPYSIPRFKAFQSIRRADAVQVMALGATERIREWKVRKAGLGFDYAEAFPGETVENIEPWALTARVTRWLDDSDPQAVVIAGYYHAAMRAAARWARRHKRVSIFLGDSHWEDRPRTAIKESIKGWWVRRHYDAAFAAGEQTASYLVRLGVPREWIWTGYDVVDNQAFADGAAAARSQGDSLRRKLNLPERYFLFVGRFAPEKNVLRLLEAYARYRQTAGLQAWGLVLVGGGLQEPMLRERAQELRDVVFAGYQQADAVSAYYGLASCLVLPSVSETWGLVVNEAMAAGLPVLVSHRCGCVPELVRAGVNGYVCDPFDIDGMARLLGVLSSDSVDAGKMGEASRKIVALYTPETWAQSLGDCIERTLAWKQEQVKVRAYGWLSPGFRLQKQGVEPQILK encoded by the coding sequence ATGAAGATCAGCTGTCTAGAATCGATTATCACACCCTACAGCATCCCTCGGTTCAAGGCTTTTCAGTCCATCAGACGAGCCGATGCCGTGCAGGTCATGGCTCTGGGCGCCACTGAGAGAATCCGCGAGTGGAAAGTCCGCAAAGCTGGCCTGGGGTTCGATTATGCCGAAGCATTTCCTGGAGAGACAGTAGAAAACATCGAGCCCTGGGCTTTAACCGCACGTGTTACTCGTTGGCTCGATGACTCGGATCCTCAAGCGGTGGTGATCGCAGGCTATTACCATGCCGCCATGCGGGCTGCTGCTCGATGGGCCAGACGCCATAAACGCGTCAGTATCTTCTTGGGGGATTCTCACTGGGAAGATCGGCCTCGAACGGCAATCAAAGAATCCATTAAAGGCTGGTGGGTTCGCCGGCATTACGATGCGGCATTTGCGGCCGGAGAGCAGACTGCTTCCTACCTAGTGCGGTTGGGTGTTCCTCGTGAATGGATCTGGACCGGCTATGACGTAGTGGACAACCAGGCTTTTGCGGATGGGGCAGCGGCTGCGCGCTCGCAGGGTGATTCGCTTCGGAGAAAGCTCAACCTCCCGGAACGCTATTTCTTGTTTGTCGGACGGTTTGCGCCGGAAAAGAACGTTCTCCGCTTGCTTGAAGCCTATGCCAGGTATCGGCAGACAGCAGGGTTGCAGGCTTGGGGCCTGGTGCTGGTCGGCGGTGGACTTCAGGAGCCGATGTTGCGCGAGAGGGCTCAAGAGCTGCGCGACGTGGTATTCGCCGGCTACCAACAGGCAGATGCAGTCTCAGCCTACTACGGGCTTGCCTCCTGTCTGGTCCTTCCGAGCGTGAGCGAAACATGGGGGCTGGTGGTCAATGAAGCGATGGCGGCGGGATTGCCGGTGCTCGTGTCACATCGCTGCGGATGTGTGCCGGAACTCGTGCGGGCCGGGGTGAACGGGTACGTCTGTGATCCGTTCGACATCGACGGTATGGCGCGACTCTTGGGAGTGCTGTCGTCTGACAGCGTCGATGCAGGCAAGATGGGCGAAGCATCCAGGAAGATTGTAGCCCTCTATACCCCGGAGACTTGGGCCCAGAGCCTCGGTGACTGTATTGAGCGAACGTTGGCCTGGAAGCAGGAACAGGTGAAGGTGCGGGCGTACGGGTGGTTGAGTCCAGGATTTCGGCTCCAGAAGCAGGGTGTCGAACCACAAATCCTGAAATGA
- a CDS encoding lipid II flippase MurJ, with protein MSISQKTLISPGRADQDLGVLPLRTMQRAFADVLGPLRQASGYSLLTGIGLVLGFVRELTVASTFGLSPQLDVFVAVMSLQLFFGAQIGNALESAFISRVARGGGAAAVSRAVQPALCGLLLVNLGVVLFLLGSAGLLLSAFFPHFDAAQEALGVRTLHFLTAPIVFASTAGLLRGALSVLGSFAPGFAAGSIISLCSIVSITLCSERLGVDALTLGVAAGNLLVMLLFTSRLVRMTWSVPSESRPPAREGWFLLWGAAGTILVGELIYAAVSVTERSLASWLPPGSIAGFFYASTIVSVPLSLLVMPLTTMAFPRMVEAFGQDKSIGFAMLWKQGLLLLAVSVTAVAVVSVFAESIVELIFVRGKFSLEHARFTASILSITVWALPFMSLGRIFRNSCFALSDYRTPLVGLTMQWMLLAVLGATLVPRVGVQGLAIAIVAGEAATTVTMGSRLAMALRSA; from the coding sequence ATGTCGATATCGCAAAAAACGTTAATCTCGCCAGGCCGAGCTGATCAGGACCTGGGCGTGTTGCCGTTGAGGACAATGCAGCGGGCGTTTGCCGATGTGCTGGGCCCTCTTCGTCAGGCCTCAGGATATTCTCTGCTGACGGGTATCGGTCTTGTGCTCGGCTTTGTGCGGGAACTCACCGTGGCATCCACGTTCGGTTTGAGTCCACAACTGGATGTCTTTGTTGCGGTCATGAGCCTTCAGTTGTTTTTTGGGGCACAGATCGGAAACGCACTGGAGTCAGCGTTCATCTCTCGTGTGGCGAGAGGGGGTGGAGCCGCCGCCGTCAGCCGAGCCGTGCAACCAGCACTGTGCGGTCTTCTGCTCGTGAATCTAGGCGTCGTGCTCTTTCTATTGGGAAGCGCCGGGCTCTTGCTGAGCGCTTTTTTCCCACACTTCGATGCGGCGCAAGAGGCGCTCGGCGTCCGAACATTGCATTTTCTTACGGCGCCGATCGTGTTTGCGAGTACAGCAGGTCTATTGCGCGGCGCTCTCTCGGTGCTGGGGTCCTTTGCTCCAGGATTTGCGGCAGGGTCGATTATCTCGCTCTGTTCCATTGTATCCATCACGCTCTGTTCCGAGAGGCTCGGGGTCGATGCGCTGACGCTGGGCGTGGCTGCGGGAAACTTGCTCGTCATGCTTCTGTTTACGAGTCGGCTCGTCCGGATGACTTGGTCCGTTCCCTCGGAATCCAGACCTCCTGCTCGTGAAGGATGGTTCCTGCTCTGGGGAGCCGCGGGGACCATTCTGGTCGGTGAGCTCATCTATGCGGCCGTCTCGGTCACTGAGCGAAGCCTCGCGTCCTGGCTCCCGCCTGGTTCCATCGCCGGGTTCTTCTACGCCAGCACGATTGTGTCCGTGCCGCTCTCCCTGCTCGTCATGCCGCTCACGACGATGGCGTTTCCTCGCATGGTGGAAGCCTTTGGCCAAGACAAATCAATCGGGTTCGCCATGCTGTGGAAACAAGGGCTCTTGCTACTCGCGGTCAGCGTCACAGCCGTGGCTGTCGTGTCCGTTTTTGCGGAGTCGATCGTCGAGCTGATATTTGTGCGCGGAAAGTTCTCACTTGAGCATGCCCGCTTCACCGCCTCGATCCTTTCGATCACCGTATGGGCGCTTCCCTTCATGAGCCTGGGCCGGATTTTCCGCAATTCCTGTTTTGCGCTATCGGATTATCGCACGCCTCTGGTGGGGCTCACCATGCAGTGGATGCTGCTGGCCGTGCTGGGGGCGACGCTGGTGCCACGCGTCGGGGTACAAGGGCTGGCAATTGCCATCGTGGCGGGTGAGGCGGCGACTACCGTGACGATGGGGAGTCGACTCGCGATGGCATTGAGGTCTGCATGA
- a CDS encoding O-antigen ligase family protein — MSLQLEEDFDETSTPPRGTQVGLVLGLWLSGVFAASLGGRIEAGHEGTTPMVLLATAVMWPLLYFAIGRCNFVPYAMSPAATGGLILFGIASALSSVMSPVALISTGYVVITLTGIWLALQFNSNLNGDQYERGLKVFAVLTTGLLVGFAWYDYVPGTRLGNGKNVLNPNTIGLVSVSVFLAAMSIRTWVFRLTVMGSIAWIIILTSSRAAAVAAVVGLAMIVWLRLRARRQPVLLLFAIGLLLAVGVMLAYGDVMYRMLDQLYGLSTSDRGFGSGATGRMEAWKGTWELFVHNPILGVGFRAHEFLLKTDSSSHNGYLATLAEVGLLGFLGVLLLLTRGLHLLWTGSREPGPGFSQSILFGLCAGYLLLALFERYLINVGNPTSLLFLVSIMRPRAMEETEIEPEEQRLDPVDELTAEELEEGVCGHG, encoded by the coding sequence ATGAGCCTTCAGCTTGAAGAGGATTTCGACGAAACATCCACCCCTCCGCGTGGAACCCAAGTAGGCCTGGTTCTGGGGCTCTGGTTAAGCGGGGTCTTTGCCGCGTCCCTTGGAGGTCGGATAGAAGCGGGCCATGAGGGGACGACACCCATGGTGTTGCTCGCCACAGCGGTGATGTGGCCGCTGCTGTACTTTGCGATAGGCCGCTGTAACTTTGTTCCGTACGCGATGTCGCCTGCGGCGACCGGTGGATTGATCCTGTTCGGGATCGCATCGGCATTATCCAGTGTGATGAGTCCGGTTGCTCTCATCTCGACAGGATACGTGGTCATCACGTTGACCGGAATCTGGCTGGCGCTGCAATTCAACTCCAATCTCAACGGCGACCAATACGAGCGGGGTTTAAAGGTGTTTGCCGTGCTGACGACCGGCTTACTCGTTGGATTCGCCTGGTACGACTATGTGCCGGGAACGCGTCTCGGGAACGGTAAAAATGTGCTGAACCCGAATACGATCGGACTGGTATCCGTGTCGGTATTCCTCGCGGCGATGTCGATCAGGACCTGGGTGTTTCGTCTGACGGTGATGGGCTCGATTGCCTGGATCATCATTCTGACAAGTTCGCGTGCAGCGGCTGTCGCCGCGGTGGTGGGGCTGGCCATGATCGTCTGGCTGCGTTTGCGTGCCAGACGGCAACCGGTGCTGCTGTTATTTGCTATTGGCCTCCTGCTGGCAGTCGGAGTCATGCTGGCCTACGGCGACGTGATGTATCGAATGTTGGATCAGCTCTATGGGCTCAGTACTTCCGATCGTGGCTTCGGTTCAGGGGCGACTGGGCGTATGGAAGCCTGGAAGGGTACATGGGAACTATTTGTGCATAATCCCATACTCGGGGTGGGATTCCGAGCCCATGAATTTCTGCTGAAAACCGATTCATCGTCACACAACGGCTATCTCGCAACGTTGGCGGAAGTCGGGTTACTTGGGTTTCTCGGAGTTCTACTCCTGCTCACGCGAGGCTTGCACCTCCTCTGGACCGGCTCTAGAGAACCAGGGCCAGGGTTCAGCCAAAGCATTCTGTTCGGACTCTGCGCCGGGTATCTCCTGCTTGCGCTCTTCGAACGGTATTTGATCAATGTTGGTAACCCGACCTCACTCTTGTTTCTCGTGAGCATCATGAGGCCGAGGGCGATGGAGGAGACTGAGATCGAGCCGGAAGAGCAGCGACTCGATCCAGTGGATGAGTTGACTGCTGAGGAACTAGAGGAAGGAGTCTGCGGGCATGGCTGA
- a CDS encoding glycosyltransferase codes for MKLGILTASLSHDGGGVYEAVRRSAQELHRGLLPNLEVLGLEDERLLEDLPTWEPICVTPCSVRGLRSFGYAPDMANKLREAQIDLLHVHGLWMYPSLVSLRWAQKWKKPYVITTHGMLDSWAVRRSRWRKYIAAKLYERHHLNQASCLHALCGSELRSIRTYGLQNPVCVLPFGVDIPEPSSIVKDGGKQERTILFLGRLHPKKNLVRLLAAWRKVQQAKSGRKSGWVLTIAGWDQGGHERNLRVLSGELGLEATVRFVGPKFGADKAALLSTADAFILPSVSEGLPISVLEAWSYGLPVLMTPECNIPDGFQVKAAISIKADVESIAQGLTELLTMSEDERICMGIRGRQLVQKSFSWTAYTSQMHAVYLWLLGGGDKPDCVDEA; via the coding sequence ATGAAACTCGGGATACTTACAGCCTCGTTGTCGCACGATGGGGGAGGGGTCTACGAAGCCGTCCGGAGAAGCGCGCAGGAACTACATCGAGGGCTTCTGCCGAATCTCGAAGTGCTTGGGCTGGAGGATGAACGGTTGCTCGAGGATTTGCCCACCTGGGAACCGATCTGCGTCACCCCCTGTTCTGTGCGGGGGCTTCGATCATTCGGTTATGCGCCAGACATGGCAAACAAGCTCCGTGAGGCGCAGATCGACTTGCTGCATGTTCATGGGTTGTGGATGTATCCATCGCTTGTATCGCTTCGATGGGCTCAGAAATGGAAGAAACCGTATGTCATTACAACACACGGCATGTTGGACTCCTGGGCCGTTCGCCGCAGCCGTTGGAGAAAATATATTGCTGCCAAGCTATATGAACGTCATCATTTGAACCAGGCGAGTTGCTTGCACGCACTCTGCGGCTCAGAGCTGCGGTCTATCCGCACGTATGGCCTTCAGAATCCCGTCTGCGTTCTTCCGTTCGGAGTTGATATTCCTGAGCCGTCTTCCATTGTAAAAGACGGTGGTAAGCAGGAGAGAACCATTCTCTTCCTCGGACGTCTACACCCCAAGAAAAATCTCGTACGATTACTAGCGGCCTGGCGGAAGGTACAGCAAGCCAAGTCTGGCCGAAAATCAGGGTGGGTCCTCACAATTGCCGGATGGGATCAAGGCGGTCATGAAAGAAACCTCAGAGTATTAAGTGGCGAGCTTGGTCTTGAGGCAACAGTTCGTTTTGTTGGTCCAAAGTTTGGTGCCGACAAGGCCGCGCTTTTATCTACGGCAGATGCTTTTATCCTTCCTTCCGTAAGCGAGGGCTTGCCGATCAGTGTTCTGGAAGCTTGGTCCTATGGGCTGCCTGTCCTCATGACGCCGGAATGCAACATACCTGACGGGTTTCAGGTGAAAGCAGCCATATCCATAAAAGCGGATGTTGAAAGTATCGCTCAGGGTCTAACCGAATTGCTGACGATGAGCGAGGATGAACGTATTTGTATGGGCATTCGTGGACGACAGCTCGTTCAGAAGAGCTTCTCTTGGACCGCCTATACGTCCCAGATGCATGCGGTTTATCTCTGGCTTCTAGGAGGTGGTGACAAACCCGATTGTGTGGACGAAGCATGA
- a CDS encoding putative colanic acid biosynthesis acetyltransferase, giving the protein MVWLLLFRPSPRPFHAWRRWLLRLFGAKVEQGAHPYPSARIWAPWNLTMREGSCLGDHVDCYDVNQVILEPYATVSQYAFLCTASHDYTLSDMPVISSPIRIGRRVWVAADAFVGPGVTIGEGAVVGARASVFRNVDPWTVVGGNPARIIKKYELQQEES; this is encoded by the coding sequence ATGGTTTGGTTGCTGTTATTTCGTCCCAGCCCTCGACCGTTTCATGCCTGGCGACGGTGGCTACTGCGATTGTTCGGCGCGAAGGTGGAGCAAGGGGCGCATCCCTATCCCTCAGCCAGAATCTGGGCCCCCTGGAACTTGACCATGAGGGAGGGTAGCTGTCTTGGTGACCATGTGGATTGTTATGACGTCAATCAGGTGATCCTTGAACCCTACGCAACGGTCAGTCAATACGCGTTCCTCTGTACAGCCAGTCACGACTATACGTTGAGTGACATGCCGGTCATCTCGTCCCCGATCAGGATCGGGCGTCGGGTATGGGTGGCTGCGGACGCGTTCGTCGGGCCCGGTGTGACGATCGGCGAGGGGGCCGTGGTCGGCGCCCGTGCGAGCGTCTTTCGAAACGTCGATCCCTGGACAGTCGTAGGCGGGAACCCCGCCCGCATCATCAAAAAATATGAATTGCAGCAGGAAGAGTCATGA
- a CDS encoding methyltransferase domain-containing protein gives MTETAVDISGYTYEDPELNASHDYLVPALLDDLAALRLPRDHTPVFELGCGNGSVADVLTRQGYQITGVDASAQGIEQAKRRYPHLNLQLGSAYDSLADTYGRFPVVVSLEVVEHLYAPRVFARTLFDLVEPAGTVIVSTPYHGYWKNLAMALTGKLDHHFTALWDHGHIKFWSIGTISILLQEAGFHSITFRRVGRVPALAKSMIAIAKKS, from the coding sequence ATGACGGAAACAGCGGTCGATATCTCCGGCTACACCTACGAAGACCCGGAACTGAACGCGTCGCATGATTATCTCGTGCCGGCGCTCTTGGACGATCTTGCGGCGCTGCGGCTTCCCAGGGATCACACACCTGTATTCGAGCTGGGGTGCGGAAATGGATCAGTCGCGGACGTGTTGACGCGACAGGGCTATCAAATCACCGGTGTCGATGCGTCCGCCCAAGGCATCGAGCAGGCCAAGCGGCGCTATCCCCATTTGAATCTACAACTCGGATCGGCCTACGACTCTCTGGCCGATACCTATGGAAGGTTCCCGGTGGTGGTGAGCTTGGAGGTCGTCGAACATCTCTACGCCCCGCGGGTGTTTGCGCGCACGCTGTTCGATCTTGTGGAACCGGCTGGAACCGTAATCGTCTCGACGCCGTATCATGGTTACTGGAAGAACCTCGCCATGGCATTGACCGGCAAGCTAGACCATCACTTCACCGCATTGTGGGATCATGGGCACATTAAGTTCTGGTCAATAGGGACGATAAGTATATTACTCCAGGAAGCCGGATTTCATTCCATCACGTTTCGTCGGGTAGGGCGTGTGCCCGCGCTGGCTAAATCCATGATCGCGATCGCGAAAAAGTCATAA
- a CDS encoding glycosyltransferase family 2 protein, translated as MSVSILILTLNEEANLPECLQSIKWSDDIVVLDSFSNDRTVKIAEGMGARVVQRRFDNWSAHQNWALAEIQFKHPWVFYLDADERMTEELKEELVSIAADSNRVDVAYYCGRRNMFMGRWIRHAMPPGMIMRMFQPRHVRFERLVNPIPAIDGSHGYLRGMLVHYNFSKGLTEWFDKHNKYSLLEAMEGHKIRHGATGPPPSLLSRDPAARRIALKYLSFRLPFRPGLKFIYMYIWNRGFLDGRPGFIYCVLQAIYEYMIVVKMIELQRKKVGCSV; from the coding sequence ATGAGCGTGTCGATTCTCATCCTGACATTGAATGAGGAAGCCAATCTGCCGGAATGCCTTCAATCCATAAAATGGTCCGACGACATTGTGGTGCTGGATTCCTTCAGCAATGATCGCACGGTCAAGATTGCCGAGGGCATGGGCGCGCGTGTGGTGCAGCGACGCTTCGACAATTGGTCTGCCCATCAGAACTGGGCGCTCGCAGAGATCCAGTTCAAACATCCCTGGGTCTTTTATCTCGATGCCGACGAACGGATGACGGAAGAGCTGAAGGAGGAGCTGGTTTCTATAGCGGCAGATTCGAATCGGGTCGACGTCGCCTACTACTGTGGCCGCCGGAATATGTTCATGGGACGCTGGATCAGGCATGCCATGCCGCCCGGGATGATCATGCGGATGTTCCAGCCTCGCCACGTGCGATTTGAACGGTTGGTGAACCCGATTCCCGCCATCGACGGCTCGCATGGCTACTTGCGGGGCATGCTGGTCCACTACAACTTCAGTAAAGGTTTGACCGAGTGGTTCGACAAGCACAACAAGTATTCTCTGCTCGAAGCGATGGAGGGGCACAAGATCCGGCATGGCGCCACCGGACCTCCTCCGTCACTCTTGTCTCGAGATCCGGCTGCAAGACGGATTGCGCTCAAATACCTGTCTTTCCGCCTTCCCTTCCGTCCCGGCTTGAAATTTATCTATATGTATATCTGGAATCGCGGATTTCTTGATGGTCGCCCTGGTTTCATCTACTGCGTTCTTCAAGCCATTTACGAGTATATGATCGTGGTTAAAATGATTGAATTACAGCGTAAGAAAGTAGGTTGTTCCGTCTAA